The Mangifera indica cultivar Alphonso chromosome 12, CATAS_Mindica_2.1, whole genome shotgun sequence DNA window aagctctaaaataacaaaaataaaaaaacagagctgaaatttgaaatctacatcTCAAAAAGctctaaaatgaaaatatcaaaaaacaaacCGAAAATTCAAAAACTGCATGTCTAAATACCGTCGAATGATAAATACcgaaaatttgaactaaaattcaaaaagtgcATGTTGAAAACTTTAGAAAtcacaaaaatcgaaaaatggacttgaaatttgaaaactacatgtccaaaaaccctagaatgtgGAAAacgaaaagaaaatttgaaaactacacgtcaaaaaccctagatttaGAAAAGTTATTATTTGTCCCCTTAACATTTTCTTGCTCTTCCATAGGTCCAAAATGTttcaaataatatcaattttccccctaatattttctcattctcCCACAGGTCCTAAATGcttaaataatttcaatttgccCCTTATTAATTTCACTCTATCTCACATGTCCAACAAGTTGAAAAAATTGCAATGTCACCCGCATAGGTGTTCATACGAGtctaattgtttaaaaaatcaatatttccccTCTCCCATGTGGTTCCCACGTGCTATGTCGTGGGagaagtttgaaaacttgtaatttCCTCCCTCCCCCAAGGTTCCCTCGTATGTGTCTCGACATACCTATtgtttgaaaactcacatttgCCCCCCTCCCTCATGTCATCAATTCAACCTAGGGGATATTTCTCAAACCTGTGAATCCCCGAGTTTGTAAAAATCCCTTgggttgaattttgatttgaaaattgatcaatttttcaaccaaaattgtaattttcgGCTCCCATTTCAATAAAAACCGATTGTACACTAAGTTAAACACAATAGTCCTAAACTAATTTATCTAAAACAACCAAGATTCAAGtcacaaaatcaattgttcaaatcacaaaaccctaaactaaaaaTACCCTAAATGTTACTctaatctattaaatttaaacataaaaatgattcaaacaagataaatgATGATTTACTCACCTTCTTGGTCATTTTTGTCGTcgaaaattgtaaaaaatttgattaaatgtcaaatttttGTGCCGTGGGAGAGCTGTGGAAGCGTCCAtgggttttgaaattttttgcaCAGTGCCATGGGAAAAATTTGGGTGaggatttgatattttttgggtttatatatggggcatttcaataattttagagAAAGTGGGTTTTTTTGCTTAGGTCCAGTAAAATTGGCTAGAGTTGTTGACAAAGGTTATTGacaagataaatagtattttatgGATAATATTGTTGTTAGTGGGATGAATGATATTATTGGTGGGATAAATGATATTGTCGTAGGGGGATTCGGCCAAACTTATGCCAAGCTATCAAACTAAAATTCTAACTTAAATTCagcttgtttcaagccaaattggctcgattcgaattcaatcctaattttagcataaaatattttgataaatccATCAAGGTTTTAACTTTGCAATGAGTTCTTAATGTATCGCCTATACAATGAATAGTTTCTATGGGGAAATGAACAATATTGTTTGAGGGAGATTTAAACCGAACTTGAGTCAAGTTATTGAATTGAAACTCTGGCTCAAATTTGGTTCGAATCAATCTGAACACCAAGCTGAGCTGGCACAGTTCTTTTAGCATTAGATATTCTGATGAAGCCATGAAGTTATGAACTTTCCAATGAGTTCTTAATGATTAAAATGGTGCATAGGCTGTTGTAATGCCATCTAGCAGCAGATGTAGATATTTACAGATGAAGATCAGTATTACATAGAATATACCAGGATTGGTTTATCTGACTTGATTGTATTGACCTTTTATCTAAATGAAATGCAGGCATTTGCCGATGAACTTGAAATTCCTTTCCTTGAGACAAGTGCTAAAGATTCAATCAATGTGGAACAGGCTTTCTTAACCATGGCAGCCGAGATCAAGAAAAAGTAAAActgtttttcaactttttccctttttcagaTGCTGTGATATTGCAAAGTGACTTCGGACTTGTCGCAACCTGGGGACAAACCCAGACTGGGTTTGTCTTATTTCCGACTTAGGCTATCGGATTGGGGTGAATCGTGACCTAACTGTCGGAAACATCCCAACTCATAGTTTGTAATTGTTGGGATTCAAACCCAATATCTTGCAAGTGAATATGTACATGTTTGACTATCAGACCagattcaattttgattaaatttagtGTAGATTTAATATAGCATTattaaataggaaaaaatgtttcgaaattaaataatatatcggCTTGACCATCAGTCAACTGGTTTGATAATTGGTTGACTCATTCCAGTCTCTTCATTAAGTCAACACTTGGTCCGGGTTGAAACATTGATAGAGATGTGACGATCTTTGCTTGTTAAATACCTATTTGCTATTTCTTTGAACGTTGCatgctctcatatttttctGATAACAGAATAGGCAATCAGCCGACTGCGACAAAATCTGCAGGAACTGTGCCGATGAGGGGACAGCCAATCCAGCAAAAGGCCAACTGCCGTGGTTAGAATTAATGTTCTAACACCAAACTCTGTTTAATTTTCTTGACTGCATTGTTACATGAATCTCTTGGCACTGCCAAATATTGTCTGCTTTTACTGTGATAAAAAAGGTTCTTACCATTGCCAAAAGTATTCCCCTGGTTAATCAGAAGAAGATGCATTGTAGTTGGTTGCTTTACATAAAAGTTTTTATTGTAGATGATTAAGAAAGGCAgaaactttttgtttttggttttgtttcgGCCtgattctcaaaaaaaaaaaagaaatcactGATACAAGTGTggtattaataatgatatatcactatagacaaaataatatttaatcacatgataacatattattattaaatataatattactctttgtTAATTAACCGACTTTTAAAGAAgtcaaatgaaaattatatcGTGTGTTCGTCTAATCATTGCATATCATCTTAAGGTACACAATATGAACCTTATGATTAAATAACTAGAAGTGAATTTAATCAGAATTGTTTGAATTTGGATCAATATTTGGTTTAAACAAGTTGAATTCAATCTaaacaaattttagttcaaattcggTTTGATGCAAACCCCTTGTGCTTGTGTTGTCAAATTGAAGTGTGCCTCATCgatgatttctttttcatttccaaCAATTcgaaaaaatcaaattcaatctcaaattaattgatttggaTTCAAGCTTAACTCGAGCTAGTTGTTTTTGCTTAAATCTGATTGTTTTAGACAATTTtacttagacccccttaattttagtaatttaatataatttccttaattttaatCAGCCCCAGTGGATAACTATATCCATTTAATCATTTGGTTCATTTAAGACTTTTTTCTCAATATGGATATGTTattgtaaattaatattaatatattgaataaaattattcgTACAAGCAAATTGTCTAAACTCATATGTATAAAGTGATgtgattctttattttttcatttaatttaaagtcattCAATCAGATGCTATCATTATATCAAGTTGTAttaataagtttgtataatatatttgtacatataatattattctaaagtatttgaattagagataaaataaataatttgattattcaattatcaaaattagccaaaatacccttccactaagcaaaaatgtccaaaatcactattttcaagcaaaaatacaCGAATTCACTATTcccaagcaaaaatgcccatgactttttctaaaatgttaaaattacccttcccctcatttatataaaccctcctcactcactatgaggggttaaatgaaattttattaaaattagggggcattttgatattttacattataagggcattttgatatttctttattatttcataactttttctaaaatatcaaaattacccttctcctcatttatatataaaccctcctTACTCACTATGGGAGGCATTTTGatacattaatttgtttataagttAATATCTATCTCTTTGtaaatatagtattacttttttCTCCCAAATGctatatcaaaatcatcattgaattcggtaaaattttataatactatGCGTTATTTTGGAAATTCCAcacattgtttttttattcaaattttaatttttaatcctCAAGCTCATAAACTTAGTCTTCGAAATCAAGATGGAGTGTACACAGCCATTTTAATGGCCGCACCTAAGAAACTCTATTTCAAAGCCTCTCCATACTCAAAAGCCCACTACTTTTTCACCTTAAAACAATCTGTCCTGACGAAGAGACTGCTCTTCTGCAAAC harbors:
- the LOC123193093 gene encoding ras-related protein RABD1-like; amino-acid sequence: MMHSILLMNWLVETKRGFPTELEDLIMGGKNYSGPFFDNVPTDPSKWFSDFPPQPLTSSSGAFADELEIPFLETSAKDSINVEQAFLTMAAEIKKKIGNQPTATKSAGTVPMRGQPIQQKANCRG